The Cystobacter fuscus DSM 2262 genome includes a region encoding these proteins:
- the thiE gene encoding thiamine phosphate synthase encodes MSRRVPDLSVYLVTDRLLSRGRGLVDVVLAAVRGGATLVQLRDKDVPARETLALGRALLERLRPLGVPLIVNDRVDLALAMGADGVHVGQGDLPPEVARRLLGPDALVGLSITGAEDLPTLDPAVVDYAGVGPIFPTGSKPDATPALGLEELVRLRRLLPVPAVAIGGISAANAAAVVAAGADGVSVVSAICSADDCEVAASTLVRAVREGRARRGAL; translated from the coding sequence ATGAGCCGCCGTGTGCCCGACCTGTCCGTCTACCTCGTCACCGACCGTCTGCTGTCGCGCGGGCGCGGGCTGGTGGACGTGGTGCTCGCCGCGGTGCGCGGCGGGGCGACCCTGGTGCAATTGCGCGACAAGGACGTCCCGGCGCGCGAGACGCTGGCGTTGGGCCGGGCGCTGCTCGAGCGGCTTCGGCCGCTCGGGGTGCCGCTCATCGTCAATGATCGGGTGGACCTGGCGTTGGCGATGGGGGCGGACGGGGTGCACGTGGGGCAGGGCGACCTGCCGCCCGAGGTGGCCCGGCGGCTGTTGGGGCCCGACGCGCTGGTGGGCCTGTCCATCACCGGGGCGGAAGACCTGCCCACGTTGGATCCGGCGGTGGTGGACTACGCGGGCGTGGGTCCCATCTTCCCCACCGGCTCCAAGCCGGATGCCACCCCGGCGCTCGGGCTGGAGGAACTCGTCCGGCTGCGGCGCCTGTTGCCCGTGCCGGCCGTGGCCATCGGTGGCATCTCCGCCGCCAACGCCGCGGCGGTCGTCGCCGCCGGGGCGGATGGGGTCTCGGTGGTGTCCGCCATCTGCTCCGCGGACGACTGCGAGGTGGCCGCGAGCACCCTCGTCCGCGCCGTCCGCGAGGGGCGCGCGCGCAGGGGCGCCTTGTAA
- a CDS encoding acyl-CoA dehydrogenase family protein, translating into MSRQGTAVQSNEFTEVELMMRARGLAELAWKHREETESTRRIPRVVIDALFDSGLPRLGTSRRMGGLEGHPLTLVEVGRELSRGSAALGWLYGLTVGHQWYLSFMSERFQQEVRDSKPGLIVDSLVPAGQVEPADGGFLLSGHWKFVSGVEWCSWAGLAVVAKLPGRTEPEPLVMFVPADKLKIEDTWHTVGLRGTASNEIKLERVFVPLHRIFALARFAADGKPQGEVSEPGTLYKLPFMAMAAIQLCYPALGAAQRVIEEYAAWTKKRVRAYEHTAAKEAPYSQMTLADATVKWDAARALMLQYVRDAWEAAEAGQGVPSPEERARMFGQRAFITRTCAELTNQLFLDSGAMSLFETSAMQALWRDVNAASMHMVLSRGDALTSLGRTQMGLPGHHFA; encoded by the coding sequence ATGTCGAGACAGGGAACGGCTGTTCAAAGCAACGAGTTCACCGAGGTGGAGTTGATGATGCGTGCCCGAGGGCTCGCCGAACTCGCCTGGAAGCACCGGGAGGAGACCGAGTCCACCCGTCGGATTCCCCGCGTGGTCATCGACGCGCTGTTCGACTCGGGACTGCCGCGGCTCGGGACGTCGAGGCGAATGGGCGGCCTCGAGGGGCACCCGCTGACGCTCGTCGAGGTCGGACGGGAGCTGTCGCGTGGGTCGGCGGCGCTCGGCTGGCTCTACGGCCTGACGGTCGGGCATCAGTGGTACCTGTCGTTCATGTCCGAGCGCTTCCAGCAGGAGGTCCGCGACTCCAAGCCGGGGCTGATCGTCGACTCGCTGGTTCCCGCCGGCCAGGTGGAGCCCGCCGACGGAGGCTTCCTGCTGTCCGGTCACTGGAAGTTCGTCAGCGGCGTGGAGTGGTGCTCGTGGGCCGGTCTGGCCGTCGTCGCGAAGCTGCCCGGCCGGACGGAGCCCGAGCCGCTGGTGATGTTCGTCCCGGCGGACAAGCTGAAGATCGAGGACACCTGGCACACGGTCGGCCTGCGCGGCACCGCGAGCAACGAGATCAAGCTCGAGCGCGTGTTCGTGCCGCTGCACCGCATCTTCGCCCTGGCGCGCTTCGCCGCCGACGGCAAGCCGCAGGGTGAGGTGAGCGAGCCCGGCACGCTGTACAAGCTGCCCTTCATGGCGATGGCGGCCATCCAGCTGTGCTATCCGGCGCTCGGCGCGGCGCAGCGAGTCATCGAGGAGTACGCGGCATGGACGAAGAAGCGCGTGCGCGCCTACGAGCACACGGCGGCGAAGGAGGCCCCGTACTCGCAGATGACGCTCGCCGATGCCACCGTCAAGTGGGACGCCGCGCGGGCGCTCATGCTGCAGTATGTCCGCGACGCGTGGGAGGCCGCCGAGGCCGGGCAAGGGGTGCCGAGCCCGGAGGAGCGCGCGCGGATGTTCGGCCAGCGTGCCTTCATCACGCGGACCTGCGCCGAGCTGACGAACCAGTTGTTCCTCGACTCGGGGGCCATGTCCCTGTTCGAGACGTCCGCCATGCAGGCGCTGTGGCGCGACGTGAACGCGGCCTCGATGCACATGGTCCTCAGCCGCGGGGACGCACTCACCAGCCTCGGCCGCACGCAGATGGGTCTGCCCGGCCACCACTTCGCCTGA
- the thiM gene encoding hydroxyethylthiazole kinase, producing the protein MKEELQEPVEVEARKRTDEEELAVELSAGVWESLKAVRERSPLVHNITNYVVMNNTANALLAVGASPAMVHAREEVADFAVLSQALVVNIGTLSPEWVEGMRLAVHAARQARVPWVLDPVGAGATRYRSATSAELARQAPTVIRGNASEVLAMAGEAGASRGVDSTQSSEASLEAARGLASRLGTVVAVTGRTDYVTDGSRVVAVDNGHPLMARVTGMGCTASALVGAFLAVEPDAVLAAARALSVLGLAGELAAEQSKGPGSLQLHLLDALYTLDEATVRARARLR; encoded by the coding sequence GTGAAGGAGGAGCTCCAGGAGCCGGTCGAAGTCGAGGCGCGGAAGAGAACGGATGAAGAGGAGCTGGCGGTGGAACTGAGCGCTGGGGTGTGGGAGTCGCTGAAGGCGGTGCGGGAGCGTTCGCCGCTCGTGCACAACATCACCAACTACGTCGTGATGAACAACACGGCCAACGCCCTGCTCGCCGTGGGGGCCTCGCCCGCGATGGTGCATGCGCGGGAGGAGGTGGCCGACTTCGCGGTCCTCTCGCAGGCGCTGGTGGTGAACATCGGCACTCTGTCTCCGGAGTGGGTGGAGGGCATGCGGCTGGCCGTCCACGCCGCGCGCCAGGCGCGGGTGCCCTGGGTGTTGGATCCGGTGGGCGCTGGCGCCACGCGCTATCGCTCCGCCACCTCCGCCGAGCTGGCGCGACAGGCTCCGACGGTCATTCGCGGCAACGCCTCGGAGGTGCTCGCGATGGCGGGCGAGGCGGGGGCCTCGCGCGGGGTGGACAGCACCCAGTCCTCCGAGGCCTCGCTCGAGGCGGCACGGGGGCTGGCCTCCCGCCTGGGGACCGTGGTGGCCGTCACGGGCAGGACGGACTACGTCACCGACGGCTCGCGTGTGGTGGCGGTGGACAACGGCCACCCGCTCATGGCTCGGGTGACGGGCATGGGGTGCACGGCGTCCGCGCTCGTGGGCGCCTTCCTCGCGGTGGAGCCCGACGCGGTACTGGCCGCCGCGCGCGCCCTCTCCGTGCTGGGTCTGGCCGGGGAGCTCGCCGCCGAGCAGTCCAAGGGTCCGGGGTCGCTGCAGCTCCACCTCCTGGACGCGCTCTACACCCTGGATGAGGCCACCGTGCGCGCCCGGGCGCGCCTGCGCTGA